In Candidatus Poribacteria bacterium, the sequence TACGCAGATATTTGATGGCGTTGCGGAACACCTCGTCGTGTTCAGATCTTCTATCGTATGGCACCGTCTCAGCTGTCCCGTCTATGTATCTCATCACGGCAGGTCCGTTCATGCTCCACGTGGCCTTGCCCTTAGTGCCGATCACCTCCGTCACAGGCCCTACATCCGTTTTGGGACAATGCGTGACGAAGAAGTAGACATGAGTTCCGGTCTCGAGCTCCAGATGTGCACAGCAGGTGTCCTCCGTCTCGATGTTCCTATGTCCCCTGTAGAGCTCTGCTTTGACCCTAACCGGTTTGGCGAACTCGCCCCATTCGGGTGAAGCGTAGTAGAGTGCGTTGTTGAGGTAATGGGAAAGGGCGTTGTTCGTGGGGCCGTCCAGGACATATCTGCCGTCGCATATCAGCCTGCCCGCCCAATCATTTCTGGCGTAGTAGCTGTCAAGCCTCGCCCAGCGGGCTTTGACGACGATCTCCTTGATCCTACCCAATTTCCCCTCACAGACGGCCTCCTTTATAGCGCGAACGGTGTTTTTAGATTGGTTCTGGAATCCGACCACACAGAAGCCGATGCTGTTTCGCTCGGCCTGGATCATAGCGTCCAGCTCCTGTATGGTCGGTGCAGGAGGTTTTTCGACGATGACGTTATATCCCGCTTCAAGCGCCTCTATCGTCATCCCACTGTGGGTGTGAATGGATGTCGGAAGGGCGATGATCTCCGTTTTTCTCTGTTCCTCCTCCAGCATCTCCTCATACGATTCGTAGACGGTGATCCCTTCCGATCTGAACCTTTCAACGTCCTCAGGATATTTTCTGGGATTTCGAATCAAGACGCTTCTGAAGAGAGCCAACCCTTCTTTGACCATCCTCCGGATGGTCTT encodes:
- a CDS encoding Gfo/Idh/MocA family oxidoreductase; protein product: MKPVGISLVGVANFARSHEKTIRRMVKEGLALFRSVLIRNPRKYPEDVERFRSEGITVYESYEEMLEEEQRKTEIIALPTSIHTHSGMTIEALEAGYNVIVEKPPAPTIQELDAMIQAERNSIGFCVVGFQNQSKNTVRAIKEAVCEGKLGRIKEIVVKARWARLDSYYARNDWAGRLICDGRYVLDGPTNNALSHYLNNALYYASPEWGEFAKPVRVKAELYRGHRNIETEDTCCAHLELETGTHVYFFVTHCPKTDVGPVTEVIGTKGKATWSMNGPAVMRYIDGTAETVPYDRRSEHDEVFRNAIKYLRNEYYELNCPLEATRPFVLAVNGIFESADKIIPVPDEYVELLPFQDSIKTVIKGIDAIIDRSYAQRKLFSELDVPWAKESDWFDLTGYTRFEKKFG